The following proteins are co-located in the Silene latifolia isolate original U9 population chromosome 1, ASM4854445v1, whole genome shotgun sequence genome:
- the LOC141593216 gene encoding glycerol-3-phosphate acyltransferase, chloroplastic-like — protein MSVLSSLSSTMPPIIELLKDRVSSSSNSSSSSSFTAFSGVVLQCRTVNRGIKLYSVCRCSSSEVTSMTDKQVEFRRETVPQLLRSRVMHGVRSGEELLSRLKKESEGGRLPVNVASALEDLYENYRNAVFSSENPNAEEIVVANMSAMLDCVFLDMEDSFVISPYHEAVREPFDYYSFGQNYIRPLVDFGTSFVGNIAIFREMEEKRQQGHNIILMSNHQSEADPAVIALLLEETNPHIAENLIYVAGDRVITDPLCKPFSMGRNLLCVYSKKHMFDEPELVDMKRRANTRSLKEMVLLLRGGSQVIWIAPSGGRDRADPVTNEWHPAPFDIASVDNMRRLVEHADVPGHIYPLSLLCYDIMPPPPQVEKEIGEKRRMAFHGVGLSVGPEVSYHDIASRCSNEDEAKLAYAHHIQDSVNDQYKVLKAAIHGKQGLSASTPAVPLSQPWLP, from the exons ATGTCGGTGTTATCTTCTCTGTCTTCAACTATGCCGCCTATCATTGAGCTGCTCAAAGATAGGGTTTCATCTTCGTCAAATTCGTCTTCGTCTTCGTCTTTTACTGCGTTTTCTGGCGTCGTTCTACAATGTCGCACTGTTAATCGAGGAATTAAGCTGTATTCGGTGTGTCGCTGTTCGTCTTCGGAGGTTACATCAATGACGGATAAGCAGGTTGAGTTCAGGAGAGAGACTGTGCCGCAGCTTCTTCGTTCTCGCGTTATGCACGGCGTTCGCTCCGGTGAAG AGTTGCTTTCTAGATTGAAAAAGGAATCAGAAGGCGGGAGGTTACCTGTAAATGTTGCGTCTGCATTGGAAGATCTTTATGAGAATTACAGGAATGCG GTCTTTTCAAGTGAAAACCCTAATGCTGAGGAAATTGTCGTGGCTAACATGAGTGCTATGCTGGACTGCGTATTTTTGGACATGGAG GATTCATTTGTAATTTCACCATATCATGAAGCTGTCAGAGAGCCTTTTGACTACTATTCATTTGGTCAAAATTACATACGACCATTGGTTGATTTTGG AACATCATTTGTTGGAAATATCGCCATTTTTCGTGAGATGGAGGAGAAGCGCCAGCAG GGGCACAACATTATTTTGATGTCCAACCATCAATCTGAAGCAGATCCTGCTGTTATTGCATTGCTTCTAGAAGAAACAAACCCGCACATTGCTGAAAATTTG ATCTATGTAGCAGGTGACCGAGTAATAACCGATCCTTTATGCAAGCCATTTAGCATGGGAAG GAACCTTCTTTGTGTATACTCTAAAAAGCACATGTTTGATGAACCTGAGCTTGTTGACATGAAGAGAAGAGCTAATACTAGGAGTTTGAAAGAGATGGTCTTGCTTTTAAG AGGTGGTTCACAAGTTATCTGGATTGCACCAAGTGGAGGAAGGGATCGTGCTGATCCTGTCACTAACGAATGGCACCCG GCACCTTTTGATATAGCTTCGGTCGATAACATGAGAAGGCTTGTGGAGCATGCTGATGTACCTGGGCATATATATCCCTTATCCCTTTTATGCTATGACATCATGCCGCCGCCGCCTCAG GTTGAAAAAGAAATCGGGGAAAAAAGGCGCATGGCGTTTCATGGAGTTGGGTTGTCTGTGGGACCTGAGGTCAGCTACCACGATATTGCAAGTCGTTGCAGTAATGAGGATGAG GCTAAGTTAGCTTATGCACACCACATTCAGGATTCTGTCAATGACCAATATAAGGTCCTCAAAGCTGCTATACATGGCAAGCAAGGTTTAAGCGCATCAACTCCAGCTGTTCCTTTGTCACAACCTTGGCTTCCTTGA